The Callospermophilus lateralis isolate mCalLat2 chromosome 3, mCalLat2.hap1, whole genome shotgun sequence genome has a segment encoding these proteins:
- the Otor gene encoding otoraplin, with protein MARIILLLLLGLVAICAVHGVFMDRLASKKLCADDECVYTISLASAQEDYNAPDCRFINVKKGQQIYVYSKLVKENEAGEFWAGSVYGDHQDEMGIVGYFPSNLVKEQHVYREATKEVPTTDIDFFCE; from the exons atggcaAGAATAATATTACTTCTCCTTCTGGGTCTTGTGGCTATATGTGCTGTGCATGGAGTATTTATGGACAGACTTGCTTCCAAGAAGCTGTGTGCAGATGACGAGTGTGTCT atACTATTTCTCTGGCTAGTGCTCAAGAAGATTACAATGCCCCAGACTGTAGATTCATTAATGTTAAAAAAGGGCAGCAAATCTATGTTTACTCAAAGCTGGTGAAAGAAAATGAAGCTGGAGAGTTTTGGGCTGGCAGT GTTTATGGTGATcatcaggatgaaatgggaatcgTGGGTTATTTCCCCAGCAACCTGGTCAAGGAGCAACATGTGTACCGGGAAGCCACCAAAGAAGTTCCCACTACG GATATCGACTTCttctgtgaataa